A region from the Xenopus laevis strain J_2021 chromosome 4S, Xenopus_laevis_v10.1, whole genome shotgun sequence genome encodes:
- the LOC108715067 gene encoding ETS-related transcription factor Elf-5 — MLDSVAHGAITPMDSEPHFWADYFCHDLYPVPKQQSPGISWTSLLPEHWSKHNVCEWLQYCCDSYKLDADCIPFSHFNVSGLQLCKMTSDDFTEAAGTCGYYLYSLLQDIRTQGFPCYTNTENRSPPISNKEERVEVKTEVVKRNKPSTINRPAVHSSHLWEFVRDLLLSPDANDGILEWDDKEHGVFRVVKSEALAQMWGRKKKNERMNYEKLSRALRHYYKTGILERVDRRLVYKFGKNAHGWK; from the exons ATGCTAGATTCTGTTGCACATGGCGCCATTACGCCGATGGATTCAGAACCTCACTTTTGGGCGGATTATTTCTGCCATGATCTGTATCCAGTGCCAAAACAGCAGTCACCAG GGATCTCTTGGACCTCTTTGCTCCCAGAGCACTGGTCTAAGCACAATGTCTGCGAGTGGCTGCAGTATTGCTGTGACAGCTACAAACTTGATGCCGACTGTATCCCCTTCAGCCACTTTAATGTGTCTGGTCTGCAGCTTTGTAAAATGACCAGCGACGACTTCACTGAGGCAGCAGGAACGTGTGGGTACTATCTCTACAGTCTTCTACAAGATATCCGCACACAAG GGTTCCCATGCTATACCAACACAGAAAACAGAAGTCCGCCAATATCAAACA AAGAAGAAAGAGTAGAAGTGAAAACAGAAGTTGTGAAAAGGAACAAACCTTCCACAATCAACAGACCTG CTGTACACAGTTCTCACTTGTGGGAATTCGTGAGGGACCTTTTACTCTCCCCCGATGCCAATGATGGGATCCTGGAATGGGATGATAAAGAACATGGGGTATTCCGAGTGGTGAAGTCTGAAGCCCTGGCACAGATGTGGGGCAGGAAAAAAAAGAACGAAAGGATGAACTATGAAAAACTCAGCCGAGCCCTGAG ACACTATTATAAAACTGGGATCCTGGAACGTGTAGACAGGAGGCTAGTGTACAAATTTGGGAAGAATGCCCATGGTTGGAAGTGA